The proteins below are encoded in one region of Catharus ustulatus isolate bCatUst1 chromosome 21, bCatUst1.pri.v2, whole genome shotgun sequence:
- the LOC117005517 gene encoding sperm acrosome-associated protein 9-like isoform X2 codes for MDEVVETLGKIEQNYKLFQQQQMTFVKALKLSRLEANDLVRPVSSINQVECYKDHHCYNSRDRHVLNMFISICNDLRNLCQKLEKVHPGDSVTNGLLEKCKVLLNDSNDFTDLRATYPHGVVNYLSLAEATDCYAGVVSLIPIVIDTMREWISYTNKHLLPNERECSKCKYEDPRLKKQAPWKTPGKHPY; via the exons ATGGATGAGGTAGTGGAAACCCTAGGAAAGATCGAGCAGAACTACAagctcttccagcagcagcagatgacaTTTGTCAAAGCACTGAAACTCAGTCGTTTGGAAGCCAATGATCTGGTCAGACCTGTGTCATCCATTAATCAG gtAGAGTGCTACAAGGACCACCACTGTTACAATTCCAGAGACAGGCACGTCCTCAACATGTTCATCTCCATCTGCAACGATCTCCGCAACCTGTGCCAGAAGCTGGAGAAGGtgcaccctggggacagtgtgacCAATGGCCTTCTGGAGAAGTGCAAAGTGCTCCTTAATGACAGCAACGACTTCACTGACCTTCGAGCCAC cTACCCCCATGGTGTTGTGAACTACCTGAGCTTGGCCGAAGCAACGGATTGTTACGCAGGAGTGGTGAGCCTGATCCCCATCGTGATAGACACCATGAGGGAGTGGATATCCTACACCAACAAACACCTGCTGCCTAAC GAGAGAGAATGCTCCAAGTGCAAGTATGAAGATCCACGTTTGAAAAAACAAGCTCCCTGGAAGACACCAGGCAAACACCCCTACTAA
- the LOC117005517 gene encoding sperm acrosome-associated protein 9-like isoform X1, translated as MDEVVETLGKIEQNYKLFQQQQMTFVKALKLSRLEANDLVRPVSSINQVECYKDHHCYNSRDRHVLNMFISICNDLRNLCQKLEKVHPGDSVTNGLLEKCKVLLNDSNDFTDLRATYPHGVVNYLSLAEATDCYAGVVSLIPIVIDTMREWISYTNKHLLPNVSHGHATTKQETPISQTPPAVDLTVQTSISNKNTVKLQERECSKCKYEDPRLKKQAPWKTPGKHPY; from the exons ATGGATGAGGTAGTGGAAACCCTAGGAAAGATCGAGCAGAACTACAagctcttccagcagcagcagatgacaTTTGTCAAAGCACTGAAACTCAGTCGTTTGGAAGCCAATGATCTGGTCAGACCTGTGTCATCCATTAATCAG gtAGAGTGCTACAAGGACCACCACTGTTACAATTCCAGAGACAGGCACGTCCTCAACATGTTCATCTCCATCTGCAACGATCTCCGCAACCTGTGCCAGAAGCTGGAGAAGGtgcaccctggggacagtgtgacCAATGGCCTTCTGGAGAAGTGCAAAGTGCTCCTTAATGACAGCAACGACTTCACTGACCTTCGAGCCAC cTACCCCCATGGTGTTGTGAACTACCTGAGCTTGGCCGAAGCAACGGATTGTTACGCAGGAGTGGTGAGCCTGATCCCCATCGTGATAGACACCATGAGGGAGTGGATATCCTACACCAACAAACACCTGCTGCCTAACGTGAGTCATGGACATGCCACAACAAAGCAGGAGACACCCATTTCCCAAACTCCACCTGCTGTGGACCTTACAGTTCAGACCTCCATTAGTaacaaaaatactgtaaaattgCAGGAGAGAGAATGCTCCAAGTGCAAGTATGAAGATCCACGTTTGAAAAAACAAGCTCCCTGGAAGACACCAGGCAAACACCCCTACTAA
- the LOC117005518 gene encoding sperm acrosome-associated protein 9-like produces the protein MDEVVESLRKIEENYKLFQQQQFTFIRALEHTREEAHDLIKPVSSIVQVQCYKDHHCYNSTDRRILNMFISICNDLRNLCPKLEKVHPGDSVTNGLLEKCKVLLNDSNDFTALRATYPHGVVNHLSLEEAKNRYGGVVSLIPIVIDTMKEWITYTKRNVLYVVSRGHATTKKETPISQTPPTGDFAVQTSISNKDTVQLQEKDFQKHLAANQRPQQKAPWKPPGKHPY, from the exons ATGGATGAGGTAGTGGAAAGTCTAAGAAAGATTGAGGAGAACTACAagctcttccagcagcagcagttcacaTTTATCAGAGCACTGGAACACACCCGGGAGGAAGCCCATGATTTGATCAAACCTGTGTCATCCATAGTCCAG GTGCAGTGCTACAAGGACCACCACTGTTACAACTCCACAGACAGGCGCATCCTCAACATGTTCATCTCCATCTGCAACGATCTCCGCAACCTGTGCCCGAAGCTGGAGAAGGtgcaccctggggacagtgtgacCAATGGCCTTCTGGAGAAGTGCAAAGTGCTCCTTAATGACAGCAACGACTTCACTGCCCTGCGAGCCAC cTACCCCCATGGTGTTGTGAACCACCTGAGCTTAGAGGAAGCAAAGAATCGTTATGGAGGGGTGGTGAGCCTCATCCCCATCGTGATAGACACTATGAAGGAGTGGATAACCTACACTAAGCGGAACGTGCTGTATGTTGTGAGTCGTGGACATGCCACAACAAAGAAGGAGACACCCATTTCCCAAACTCCACCTACTGGGGACTTTGCAGTTCAGACCTCCATTAGTAACAAAGATACTGTACAATTGCAGGAAAAAGATTTCCAGAAACACCTAGCTGCAAATCAACGTCCTCAACAAAAGGCTCCCTGGAAGCCACCAGGGAAACACCCCTATTAA